A genomic region of Trichothermofontia sichuanensis B231 contains the following coding sequences:
- the lpxC gene encoding UDP-3-O-acyl-N-acetylglucosamine deacetylase: MTGYPILTGHSFPETPCSPNFSPGAALARVAGESPPPLAGIHAAPLAATQHTLAAAFTATGVGLHSGVSVQVRVGPAAVGRGRAFIRVDLPERPRIPAHIDRVDQTQLSTELRHGAARVRTVEHLLAALAGMGVDNAEIEIDGPEVPLLDGSAQDWVQAIIAVGLVDQGEPRSVLTLTEPVWVCRDDAFVAAFPASEPRFTYGIDFELPAIGNQWHSWSPQREAFATTLAPARTFGLAHQIEQLQAQGLIKGGSLENALVCSADGWVNPPLRFANEPARHKLLDLVGDLSLLGALPRAHIVAYKGSHGLHTQLARCIQAGLVIP, from the coding sequence ATGACAGGATACCCAATCCTTACTGGACATAGCTTCCCGGAAACGCCCTGTTCGCCCAACTTCTCCCCTGGTGCAGCCCTTGCTCGGGTTGCCGGAGAATCTCCCCCCCCGCTGGCAGGCATTCACGCCGCGCCTTTGGCGGCAACCCAGCATACCCTGGCAGCGGCCTTTACTGCCACGGGGGTGGGGCTGCACAGTGGAGTATCGGTTCAGGTACGAGTTGGACCTGCAGCAGTGGGGAGGGGTCGCGCATTTATTCGGGTTGATTTACCCGAGCGTCCGCGTATCCCCGCTCATATTGACCGTGTTGATCAGACCCAATTATCAACAGAACTGCGGCACGGAGCGGCACGGGTTCGCACGGTCGAGCATTTACTCGCTGCCTTGGCGGGGATGGGCGTTGATAATGCCGAGATTGAAATTGATGGGCCAGAAGTTCCGCTGCTGGATGGATCAGCCCAGGATTGGGTACAGGCAATTATCGCTGTTGGTCTGGTCGATCAGGGAGAGCCACGATCAGTGTTAACATTGACGGAACCCGTCTGGGTCTGTCGAGACGATGCCTTTGTAGCGGCTTTCCCCGCCAGTGAACCCCGGTTCACCTATGGGATTGATTTTGAGTTGCCTGCGATCGGGAACCAGTGGCATAGCTGGTCACCTCAGCGGGAAGCCTTTGCCACAACCCTCGCACCGGCTCGCACCTTTGGGTTAGCGCACCAGATTGAGCAGTTACAGGCGCAGGGGTTGATCAAAGGTGGTAGTCTGGAGAATGCTCTCGTTTGTAGTGCCGACGGTTGGGTGAATCCGCCGTTACGATTTGCCAATGAACCCGCCCGCCATAAATTATTGGACCTGGTCGGAGATTTGAGCTTACTGGGTGCCTTACCCCGCGCCCATATTGTCGCCTACAAGGGGAGTCACGGGTTACATACCCAACTGGCTCGCTGTATTCAGGCGGGGTTGGTCATTCCCTAG
- a CDS encoding BamA/TamA family outer membrane protein — protein sequence MDRSGVRECWNTVKKTRLFSVLVATLAASASLGLSETAQGQTLVPTIGTTPSLPTVNPTTAETVHSVIGVVVPTRPEQSDSPQTVESTTVPVSVRFGDPLPQPFAPPPPQPQLLSQTAETRDSTPDTVTNAGTLPIVPPVAPIETVLEGTNIPDQATPDELELTPRQPPVPNVQMDLPTRPETSPEAEAPPPTPPAVQPPVGQPSPPADTSEPRVLVAEVQVEGATPTLQNEVFQAIRTQPGQTTTRSQLQSDINAIFATGYFARVRAEPIDTPLGVRITFFVEPNPALRVVQVANAKVLPPDVVERIFSPLYGQILNLRQLQGGIQELNKWYQENGYVLAQVVDAPEISPDGTVTLQVAEGVIADIQVQFLNKDGEATDEAGNPIKGRTRPFIITREFETKTGEVFNRRRIEDDLKRVFGLGIFEDVRLSLNPGENPQEVVVVVNVIERNTGSIAAGAGISSASGVFGSVSYQEQNLGGNNQKLGAEIQVGQRELLFDVNFTDPWIAGDPYRTSYTVNAFRRRSISLIFDGGDPEVELPNGDRPRVVRTGGGISFSRPLQNGWSASTGLQYQHVTIRDADGDLSPKDEKGNDLSFSGTGKDDLLTLQFGMVNDRRDNAIRPTQGSLLRFGVEQSVPVGNGSIFFNRLRGSYSFYVPVQYVNFAKGPQALAFNFQAGTVIGDLPPYEAFSLGGVNSVRGYDEGEVGSGRSFVQASAEYRFPLFSIVGGALFVDFASDLGTGDNVPGNPAGIRGKPGWGVGYGAGVRIQSPLGAIRIDYGLNNEGDSRVHFGIGERF from the coding sequence ATGGATAGATCTGGTGTGCGGGAGTGCTGGAATACGGTGAAGAAAACTCGCTTGTTTTCTGTTTTAGTGGCCACACTGGCCGCGTCGGCTAGCTTGGGCCTGTCGGAAACTGCCCAAGGCCAAACCCTTGTCCCCACGATCGGGACGACCCCCTCCCTACCAACCGTTAACCCGACAACTGCTGAGACGGTTCACTCAGTCATCGGCGTGGTCGTACCCACCCGTCCAGAGCAGAGCGACAGTCCTCAGACCGTCGAGTCTACAACGGTACCCGTGAGTGTCAGGTTTGGTGATCCCTTGCCTCAGCCCTTCGCCCCACCCCCACCGCAACCCCAGCTCCTGTCCCAAACGGCAGAGACGCGCGACAGTACCCCTGATACTGTCACTAACGCCGGGACTCTCCCCATCGTACCCCCTGTAGCTCCGATAGAAACGGTTCTAGAGGGAACCAACATCCCTGACCAGGCAACCCCTGACGAGCTGGAGTTAACGCCCCGGCAGCCCCCAGTCCCCAACGTCCAGATGGATTTGCCGACCCGGCCAGAGACCTCTCCCGAAGCAGAGGCTCCCCCGCCCACCCCGCCCGCGGTTCAGCCACCGGTTGGCCAACCTAGCCCCCCCGCTGATACCAGTGAGCCACGGGTCTTAGTGGCAGAGGTGCAAGTAGAGGGGGCTACGCCTACGCTCCAAAATGAAGTCTTCCAGGCGATTCGGACCCAACCTGGCCAAACGACGACGCGATCGCAGTTGCAAAGTGACATCAATGCCATTTTTGCCACGGGTTACTTTGCGCGCGTCCGAGCCGAACCTATTGATACCCCACTGGGTGTCCGGATTACCTTTTTCGTCGAGCCGAACCCCGCCTTGCGGGTGGTTCAGGTTGCCAATGCCAAGGTTCTACCGCCGGATGTGGTTGAGCGCATTTTTTCACCCCTGTATGGCCAAATCCTGAACCTGCGCCAACTCCAGGGGGGGATTCAGGAACTCAACAAGTGGTATCAGGAAAACGGTTATGTCTTGGCCCAAGTGGTCGATGCCCCTGAGATCTCACCGGATGGCACCGTAACGCTCCAAGTAGCGGAAGGGGTCATCGCCGATATCCAGGTCCAGTTCCTCAACAAGGATGGGGAAGCGACCGATGAAGCAGGTAACCCCATCAAGGGCCGAACCCGTCCCTTCATCATCACCCGTGAGTTTGAAACCAAAACCGGTGAGGTCTTTAACCGTCGGCGGATTGAAGATGATCTGAAACGGGTCTTTGGTTTGGGCATTTTTGAAGATGTGCGTCTGTCCTTAAACCCAGGGGAAAATCCCCAGGAAGTGGTGGTTGTCGTTAATGTGATCGAGCGTAATACGGGGTCGATCGCGGCGGGAGCCGGGATCAGTTCTGCTAGCGGGGTTTTCGGTTCCGTGAGCTACCAGGAGCAAAATCTGGGCGGGAACAACCAGAAATTAGGGGCGGAAATTCAGGTGGGCCAGCGGGAACTGCTGTTTGATGTTAACTTCACCGATCCCTGGATTGCCGGTGACCCCTATCGCACCTCCTACACAGTGAACGCTTTTCGGCGGCGCTCGATTTCCCTGATTTTTGATGGGGGTGACCCGGAAGTTGAGCTGCCCAATGGCGATCGCCCTCGCGTCGTACGTACAGGAGGGGGGATTAGCTTCAGCCGTCCCTTGCAAAATGGTTGGTCAGCTTCTACAGGTTTGCAGTATCAGCATGTCACAATTCGAGATGCCGATGGCGATCTCAGCCCCAAAGATGAAAAAGGTAACGATCTCAGTTTCAGTGGTACTGGCAAGGATGACTTGCTGACACTTCAGTTTGGCATGGTCAACGATCGTCGCGATAATGCCATCCGACCGACCCAAGGGTCATTACTGCGGTTTGGGGTTGAGCAATCGGTGCCCGTGGGGAATGGTTCCATTTTCTTTAATCGACTGCGGGGTAGTTATAGCTTCTACGTCCCCGTCCAATATGTGAACTTTGCCAAGGGGCCACAAGCCTTAGCCTTTAACTTCCAAGCCGGGACCGTGATTGGTGATCTGCCCCCCTATGAAGCCTTCTCCCTGGGGGGGGTAAACTCCGTGCGCGGTTACGATGAAGGTGAAGTCGGGAGTGGTCGTTCCTTTGTCCAGGCGAGTGCCGAGTACCGCTTCCCCCTGTTCTCGATCGTGGGGGGTGCCCTTTTTGTAGACTTTGCCAGCGATCTGGGGACAGGGGACAATGTTCCAGGTAATCCGGCAGGTATTCGGGGCAAACCGGGCTGGGGGGTCGGCTATGGTGCAGGGGTCCGGATCCAGTCGCCGTTAGGGGCGATTCGGATTGACTATGGCTTGAATAACGAAGGCGATAGTCGCGTTCATTTCGGCATTGGTGAGCGTTTCTAG
- the recN gene encoding DNA repair protein RecN — MLLSLRIENFALIDRLELTFGAGLNVLTGETGAGKSIILDAIAAVLGDKVTSRVLRTGATRSSGAEDATRTLLEASFSMTPALQTWLAAQAIAGMEDGTVICSRELSITATGLRSRSRVNGILVNKQQLDTLRESLVEITAQGQTLQLGQPAIQRQLLDSFGGPALDQQRQQVAAIFADYQAALRALEARQHSQQQRLQRLDLLQYQLQELTAAQLSDPQELTELEQERHRLGHSVELKQQSYAVYQALYQNEQGGLAAADLLGQAEAILTDMHAYDAQLGGILELVSSALTQVAEAGRQINAYGSCLETDPDRLQVVEARIQELKQICRKYGPTLGDAIAYTEQIRQELAELTAAGETLEALAAACQAHQQRLEQACVALTQYRQAAAQHLEATLVAELKQLAMERVQFQVLLTPTTPTATGADRVDFYFSPNPGEPLQPLAATASGGEMSRFLLALKAVLTQGGASLTPVLILDEIDVGVSGRVAQAIAHKLHQLARNQQVLCVTHQPIVAAMADHHFRVAKQVVMISDNGDQAAAERTIVQVQKLDSTQRRQELAQLAGGEVGQDGHGSATAFAELLLTQATSLRQLSAAPDLPPVPTASPASPSSLTPRQRKSPRSPSTSAGESRRKASNRQRA; from the coding sequence ATGTTGTTGTCCCTGCGGATTGAGAACTTTGCGTTGATTGATCGTCTGGAGTTAACCTTCGGAGCGGGGTTAAACGTTCTGACGGGGGAAACGGGAGCCGGTAAGTCGATTATCCTCGATGCGATCGCGGCAGTGTTGGGCGATAAGGTTACCAGCCGGGTGCTGCGCACCGGTGCCACGCGATCGTCCGGCGCAGAAGACGCAACGCGAACGCTGCTGGAGGCGAGTTTCTCGATGACCCCCGCCCTCCAGACGTGGTTAGCGGCACAGGCGATCGCAGGGATGGAGGATGGTACGGTGATCTGTAGCCGCGAGTTGTCAATAACGGCTACGGGGTTACGCAGTCGCTCGCGGGTGAATGGCATCCTGGTCAATAAGCAGCAACTGGATACCTTGCGCGAGTCTTTGGTGGAAATCACGGCTCAAGGTCAGACCCTGCAACTGGGTCAACCGGCCATCCAGCGCCAATTACTAGATAGTTTTGGGGGACCGGCCCTAGACCAACAGCGGCAGCAGGTGGCTGCGATCTTTGCCGACTATCAAGCGGCTCTGCGTGCCCTTGAGGCACGGCAGCACTCCCAGCAACAGCGGTTGCAACGTCTGGATCTACTGCAATACCAACTACAAGAATTGACTGCGGCCCAATTGAGCGATCCCCAGGAGCTAACGGAACTGGAACAGGAGCGCCACCGTTTGGGACACAGTGTTGAACTCAAGCAACAGAGTTATGCGGTCTATCAGGCCCTATATCAAAATGAGCAGGGAGGCCTGGCGGCGGCGGATCTGCTGGGACAGGCGGAAGCGATCTTGACCGATATGCACGCCTATGATGCCCAACTAGGGGGCATCCTGGAATTGGTCAGCAGTGCGCTGACCCAGGTTGCCGAAGCGGGACGGCAAATTAATGCCTATGGCAGTTGCCTGGAAACCGACCCCGATCGCCTGCAAGTGGTGGAAGCCCGCATTCAGGAACTGAAGCAGATCTGTCGTAAGTATGGACCAACGCTGGGCGATGCCATTGCCTATACTGAACAGATCCGCCAGGAACTCGCAGAACTGACGGCGGCGGGTGAAACGCTGGAAGCATTGGCAGCGGCGTGTCAGGCTCACCAGCAACGCCTAGAGCAAGCCTGTGTGGCTCTCACGCAATACCGTCAAGCGGCAGCCCAGCATCTGGAAGCAACGCTGGTCGCTGAACTGAAGCAGTTGGCAATGGAACGCGTCCAATTTCAGGTCCTGTTAACGCCCACAACTCCCACGGCTACGGGGGCTGATCGCGTCGATTTTTACTTTAGTCCCAATCCAGGCGAGCCACTGCAACCGCTGGCGGCAACGGCTTCCGGGGGTGAGATGAGTCGGTTTTTGTTGGCCCTAAAGGCGGTACTGACACAGGGGGGTGCCAGTTTAACGCCGGTTCTGATCTTGGATGAAATTGACGTGGGGGTCTCAGGGCGGGTAGCTCAAGCGATCGCCCACAAGTTGCATCAACTGGCACGCAATCAGCAGGTGTTGTGTGTCACTCACCAGCCGATCGTAGCGGCGATGGCTGATCACCATTTCCGGGTTGCGAAGCAGGTGGTGATGATCAGCGATAACGGCGATCAAGCCGCCGCCGAACGTACGATTGTCCAGGTACAAAAGCTGGATTCGACTCAACGTCGCCAGGAACTCGCCCAATTGGCAGGGGGTGAAGTTGGGCAGGATGGTCACGGATCGGCAACGGCATTTGCGGAGCTGCTACTCACTCAGGCTACCAGTTTGCGACAACTCTCTGCTGCCCCTGATTTACCCCCAGTGCCAACGGCCTCGCCCGCCAGTCCCAGCTCACTCACGCCCCGCCAACGCAAATCACCCCGTTCGCCCAGCACCTCCGCCGGAGAGTCGAGACGCAAGGCCAGTAACCGCCAACGGGCTTGA